In one window of Nerophis ophidion isolate RoL-2023_Sa linkage group LG05, RoL_Noph_v1.0, whole genome shotgun sequence DNA:
- the LOC133553254 gene encoding protein LEG1 homolog, with amino-acid sequence MLRLPFSCLLLALAASIASSAVIVDNGMPIMWSQAAAQVTDLPVQNNIVVANPWNFLHRMSFYRLIITATNPFMNSMGPSPTDSPLWGLPLQAGWMLTSGRLADPTGTTTCGLQTGDTMCISPQSWWGCVNHFTSILPFLSAAKQDLFGEGVQVQMEAPEGTEDYCTTYADCTTRHTDVMAKWDAFFQGLKASSTSPLPDNEKKDAILGLYWDAHMASLHASAACNAKQSYYASPEVSFASSWLNSAEYVSAANFQSTLERSVLFLTPLPGRVLQEGDSPPNIADMTQEENHTLNVFSWMKNMNSILGGSLVSMWRGSMCSVITREKGREMLEQLLLDPSFPTSTFLSIITNMATSC; translated from the exons ATGCTGCGTCTTCCGTTTTCCTGCCTTCTTCTGGCCCTGGCGGCGTCTATCGCCTCCTCGGCCGTCATAGTCGACAATGGCATGCCCATCATGTGGTCTCAGGCTGCTGCCCAGGTGACCGACCTGCCCGTGCAGAACAACATTGTGGTGGCCAATCCTTGGAACTTCCTGCACCGCATGAGCTTCTATCGCCTGATCATCACCGCCACCAACCCTTTCATGAACTCCATGGGGCCCAGCCCTACTGACAGTCCCCTATGGGGTCTGCCTCTGCAGGCTGGTTGGATGCTGACCTCAG GACGTCTCGCTGACCCGACCGGCACCACAACCTGTGGCCTGCAGACCGGAGACACCATGTGCATCTCTCCCCAGAGCTGGTGGGGCT GTGTGAATCACTTTACATCCATCTTGCCTTTCCTGTCTGCTGCCAAGCAAGACTTGTTTGGAGAAGGAGTCCAG GTGCAGATGGAGGCACCTGAAGGTACCGAGGACTACTGCACCACCTACGCCGACTGCACCACTCGTCACACTGACGTCATGGCTAAGTGGGATGCCTTCTTCCAG GGTCTGAAGGCTTCCAGCACATCCCCCCTGCCCGACAATGAGAAGAAAGATGCCATCCTCGGACTCTACTGGGACGCTCACATGGCTTCACTGCACGCCTCTGCAGCCTGCAACGCCAA GCAGAGTTACTATGCCTCACCTGAGGTCAGCTTTGCCTCCAGCTGGCTCAACTCTGCAGAATATGTGTCAGCCGCCAACTTCCAGTCCACCCTCGAGAGATCTGTGTTGTTCTTGACACCGCTGCCAGGCCGCGTTCTGCAG GAGGGTGACAGTCCACCCAACATTGccgacatgacccaggaagagaACCACACTCTGAATGTCTTTTCCTGGATGAAGAACATGAACAGCATTCTGG GAGGATCGCTGGTAAGTATGTGGCGTGGCTCCATGTGCTCTGTGATCACCAGAGAGAAAGGCAGAGAGATGCTGGAGCAGCTCCTGCTGGACCCTAGCTTTCCTACCTCCACTTTCCTGTCCATTATCACCAACATGGCCACCAGCTGCTAG